The Brassica napus cultivar Da-Ae chromosome C7, Da-Ae, whole genome shotgun sequence genomic interval TAACGGGAAGAAGCTGAGGTGTCCTGCCAGGTGTTTCAGCTCTTTTAGCCGCTCCGGGAAAGGATACGGCGGTGGAGGCGGAGGTGGTGGATGCACCATGGATTGTAAGAAGAAGTGTATCGCCTATTGCTAATGAAATAGTAAAAGTCCTATCTTTATAATATATAGTCACTACGATGATTATATTTAGTAGATGGTCATAAGGATCCTTTTGGCTCGATTCTATTGTGGTAGTTTTTATATGCATAATATATGGTTGTGGTTGAATAAATGAGGAAACTTCACGGTTTTCTCAGTTTGTGTGTTTGTTACTTTGTTGTATGAGagtgtatgattttttttttttgtaatttaactCTTTATTATTATGATTTTGATTGGATGCATGAGCATCATATGGCTTTTTCGAATATATGGAATTCATCTGACATTGTTTATTgtagttttaattatttttttggttaaaacttGATCATGATCCTTGTCTGAACAGAGACAGGGATCTTAACATCATGAACACCATCAGTCCATGTCAAGCTTCCAAAGAAGTAACCAGTGTTGACTTTATGACTCGTTTTAGCCTTCACCGTGAAAGAGAGCACCTTCTTATCTTCGGAGCTAAACACGAGTGTGGTCGGGTTGACGGTGAGAGTTATACCGAGAGGAGACTCAATCACAGCTTTGTAGACTGACTTGATGGGTCCAACGTTGGTCACGCTTCTTGTGAGTGTGACTTCTTTCTCAATATTTGGAATTGTGATTGAAGGTAAGTTCATATCAAGAATTGATGGCTTGGGGGTTGGACACTTAGTCTTTTTACCGAGCACACGAGAGATTGAGGAGTCGTTGTAACCTTTGGAACACATGTAGTTGATGTAATCTTCAATCCCCATATCGTATACAAGTCCAGGGTCTGCAGCTCTTTGAGGGTTTACAAGACCTCCTCCATAGTCAAATGGATCTGCGAGCTTCTTGTTTGATCCTTCAGCAAAAATGGGTTCTCCAGATGGACTTGTCCTCCAAGCTTCAAAAAGAGACcggtttttcagttttatttgtGTAATTAAAGAAGAAAAGGTGAAGAACTAAGCAAAGAACCTGTTGTGACCAAAGCTGATCTAAATGCAGCAGGAGACCAATCAGGGTGTAGAGACTTTAGGAGAGCTATGATACCAGAAACAACAGGAGTTACCATCGATGTTCCTGAGTCGAGTCCAAATCCATCGTGTCCGTTAGGATCAGACGGACTTAATGCAGCGAGTATGCTCACACCAGGAGCTGCTATATCAGGCTACAGAGTAAAACGTAATTAAAAATCTAGTTTCAAAATCTGAAGTAAACATAGACTTGAGACACAAGCTTTGTCTATAACCTTGAGAATGGCTGGTGAAACCGAGTTAGGCCCTCTAGATGAGAATTCAGCAACCTTTGTTGTTGCTGGCAGACCGGTTAGTGTCGTAGCTGCGCTGATTCTCGCTGTGGGCGACCTGTGATTCGACGTGGGGATCATAAGAAAACTTAACTTTAtgaacatagtttttttttttttggtcaaaacgTTATGAACATAGTTTATTTGCTTCAAGATAAAGGACCTGGTGGTACGTATGTATTGCAAAATGTCGGTCCCAAGGTCGTAATCAGTGTAAATGCAAGGAAAAGCATGGCATCGATCAACAATGTCATCGGGATGTTGGGCATATATGACTCCTGCTACACCTTTCGTTTCAACTGGATAGGTACTAGTAGTATCGAAAACAAGAACTATTTTCCCCTTGACATCAGCGTTATTACCACTCTCTGAATCCCAATAAGCTAAACCGGTTGAAATCTCCGGTCCAGTGAACAGAGACTCACCCTATTTTATACACCAAAAATAATCAAGAAGTTAATAAAGGTCCAAAtatgtaaactttttttttttgctaaaatgcTCCAAATATGTAAACTTCTGAACCATTTTTCGTAACATAAAACATACGAAGAGAGTTTGTTTATTGCCAAGTGTGATCTTTGTAGGAAAAGACCGGTCAAGAGTGGTTGCAGCAACGGTCAAGAGCCAAGGAGCAGCATTAGCAACAGTCTGAGCCTTAGGCCCTTCATTACTAGCCGCAGCCACAACCGGAATCCCTTTAGATACTGCATGAAAGGCCCCGACAAAATCAGGCTTATCCACCTCGGTGTCCTCTGGAAGGTCCCCGGAAATAGAAACAGACAAAACATCAACCCCATCGTGTATAGCATCATCAAAAGCCTTCCACATATCAGCAGTTGAGCAGCTTCCACCGGGTCCTGTTCCGTCTTTTTGCATTGTGTTCCAACATACCTTGTAAGAGGCTATGCGTGCCCGAGGAGCGCCACCTCGGACCGTGCCTTAGAAGAATCCACACATCGGTTAGGAAGTAAACAAACTAACTAACTAATGTCTTATAAAAAATCTGTAGCTTCACCCTCAAGCTAGCTTTTGTGGTGAATACTATTCAAAAGCTGTTTTTGAAATTTAGAACTGTTATCGGATGTTTTGGTTAAAAGCAGAAACAATTAAGAAACTGACttaaaaaatctatactatataaaagttgaggctataagccatCGAGAACGTCCACATAGGATTTAAACGACTAATCGTACtatgacaaattattatttaagtttactatttttaaaaatgttaatattaccaaaaaaatgtttatttcaaactaaaatataaattaatatcgaataaggtaaatttacaaaaatataaatactatattaagttaacataatgtttaatatttttcgaaaattaaaaaataaataacgaaaagaataattaatttaaaaatacaagactttcaaacaagtataactatataaatctaaatttaaactcatgattttcaaagtgtaggttatatactattgaaaatattcaaactaacatatactatatataagttgatattataaatcattgagaatgttcacatataattttaaagcaccaaaaatataccaaatcgtttttcaatttggtatttctaaaaatgttaatattacgaaattttttatttcaaaataaaatataaataattatcaaataagttaaacttacaaagttaaaaacatcatgtactaatctatactatataaaataaagtttcaaaaattaacataaaaataacaaacaattataatagttaatttaaaaatgcaatactttcaaaaaattataactatataaatctaaaacacatgatttacaaaatttaggttatatactgctgaaaatattcaacaaaaatatgtactatatgtaattttatgcaataaatcattgagaatatccacatattattttaaaacaccaaaatatgtcaaattaccattttaattattattttaaaaatttcaagattttcaaaaactgtttatttcaaaataaaaaggaaactactattcaatttagtgaaaatgcaaaattattaaaggaatcaatttgatatataaagtaaacttttgaaagaccaacataaaatcaactaacaaaaaaaatcttaaagaatacaagattttaaaataataaaaacaatatgaatcTAAAGCACTTTTCATTAAAtatgaatctaacaaaatatgatttcaaaatggaagctatttctttcaaaaaaatatcaataataaattttgtaagcaaaattgccaaataactaaaagaatcagtttattataagaaataaatatttggaagatcaacataaaattaagtaacaaaaataatcttaaaaatataaggatttcaaataataaagacaatgtaaatctaaatcacattttcattacatatgaatctaaaaaac includes:
- the LOC106420961 gene encoding subtilisin-like protease SBT3.13 isoform X2 yields the protein MKNSLPSYKLVLLLAFSLFLLVNTELGFLSPARALDNNTKVYIVYLGERENDDPELVTASHHQMLESFLDSKEDAHKSMIYSYQHGFSGFAALLTSSQANKISDHPEVIHVIPNRILKLQTTRTWDLLDLSQIPTSFSSSTTSVKGLLHDTNMGSEAIIGVIDTGIWPESKVFNDQGLGPIPKRWRGKCEPGEKFNATIHCNKKLIGAKYYVNGLLAEMGETFKTTTVREFKSNRDALGHGTHTATIAGGSLVPNVSFYGLARGTVRGGAPRARIASYKVCWNTMQKDGTGPGGSCSTADMWKAFDDAIHDGVDVLSVSISGDLPEDTEVDKPDFVGAFHAVSKGIPVVAAASNEGPKAQTVANAAPWLLTVAATTLDRSFPTKITLGNKQTLFGESLFTGPEISTGLAYWDSESGNNADVKGKIVLVFDTTSTYPVETKGVAGVIYAQHPDDIVDRCHAFPCIYTDYDLGTDILQYIRTTRSPTARISAATTLTGLPATTKVAEFSSRGPNSVSPAILKPDIAAPGVSILAALSPSDPNGHDGFGLDSGTSMVTPVVSGIIALLKSLHPDWSPAAFRSALVTTAWRTSPSGEPIFAEGSNKKLADPFDYGGGLVNPQRAADPGLVYDMGIEDYINYMCSKGYNDSSISRVLGKKTKCPTPKPSILDMNLPSITIPNIEKEVTLTRSVTNVGPIKSVYKAVIESPLGITLTVNPTTLVFSSEDKKVLSFTVKAKTSHKVNTGYFFGSLTWTDGVHDVKIPVSVQTRIMIKF
- the LOC106420961 gene encoding subtilisin-like protease SBT3.13 isoform X1 — protein: MKNSLPSYKLVLLLAFSLFLLVNTELGFLSPARALDNNTKVYIVYLGERENDDPELVTASHHQMLESFLDSKEDAHKSMIYSYQHGFSGFAALLTSSQANKISDHPEVIHVIPNRILKLQTTRTWDLLDLSQIPTSFSSSTTSVKGLLHDTNMGSEAIIGVIDTGIWPESKVFNDQGLGPIPKRWRGKCEPGEKFNATIHCNKKLIGAKYYVNGLLAEMGETFKTTTVREFKSNRDALGHGTHTATIAGGSLVPNVSFYGLARGTVRGGAPRARIASYKVCWNTMQKDGTGPGGSCSTADMWKAFDDAIHDGVDVLSVSISGDLPEDTEVDKPDFVGAFHAVSKGIPVVAAASNEGPKAQTVANAAPWLLTVAATTLDRSFPTKITLGNKQTLFGESLFTGPEISTGLAYWDSESGNNADVKGKIVLVFDTTSTYPVETKGVAGVIYAQHPDDIVDRCHAFPCIYTDYDLGTDILQYIRTTRSFILKQINYVHNVLTKKKKTMFIKLSFLMIPTSNHRSPTARISAATTLTGLPATTKVAEFSSRGPNSVSPAILKPDIAAPGVSILAALSPSDPNGHDGFGLDSGTSMVTPVVSGIIALLKSLHPDWSPAAFRSALVTTAWRTSPSGEPIFAEGSNKKLADPFDYGGGLVNPQRAADPGLVYDMGIEDYINYMCSKGYNDSSISRVLGKKTKCPTPKPSILDMNLPSITIPNIEKEVTLTRSVTNVGPIKSVYKAVIESPLGITLTVNPTTLVFSSEDKKVLSFTVKAKTSHKVNTGYFFGSLTWTDGVHDVKIPVSVQTRIMIKF